The following are encoded together in the Labeo rohita strain BAU-BD-2019 chromosome 17, IGBB_LRoh.1.0, whole genome shotgun sequence genome:
- the kcnk13a gene encoding potassium channel subfamily K member 13a gives MACRGSCCCGPVNEDNARFIMLLLLIILYLLCGAAVFSALEHPKEKQAKEKWAQRFELFSQKYNLNKSDLEKFLRHYEEANMAGIRVDTLRPRWDFTGAFYFVGTVVSTIGFGMTTPATVGGKIFLIFYGLIGCAATILFFNLFLERIITVLAFVLKSCHEVQRRRKGVLPHDSRQDSSNARLNREDSLAGWKPSVYCVMLILCVAAIIISCCASAMYSSIEGWGYLDSLYFCFVAFSTIGFGDMVSSQRASYENQTVYRVGNFFFILMGVCCIYSLFNVISIVIKQVLNWLLKKLEIPCRHCPGRSLRPRRNAVMPGHVRTRVRNISIDTDAVNDSETDGRRMSGEMISMRDFLAANKVNLAIMQKQLSETANGHPRPCGSTNRHNGFSGGVGALGIMNNRLAETSVDR, from the exons ATGGCATGTAGAGGATCGTGCTGCTGTGGTCCTGTGAATGAAGATAATGCGAGGTTCATAATGTTGCTGCTCCTCATCATCCTCTACCTCCTGTGCGGAGCCGCGGTCTTTTCAGCTCTGGAGCATCCCAAGGAGAAACAGGCGAAGGAAAAGTGGGCTCAGAGGTTTGAGCttttcagtcaaaagtacaatcTAAACAAAAGTGATCTGGAGAAGTTCTTGAGACATTATGAAGAGGCGAACATGGCAGGAATACGGGTGGATACTCTCAGACCACGCTGGGATTTTACCGGAGCCTTTTACTTTGTCGGCACTGTAGTTTCCACCATCG GGTTTGGAATGACCACACCAGCCACTGTCGGTGGCAAAATCTTCCTGATCTTTTATGGCCTCATTGGCTGTGCAGccaccattttattttttaatctcttcCTGGAAAGAATAATAACAGTGCTGGCTTTTGTTCTCAAATCCTGCCATGAAGTCCAACGGCGACGTAAAGGAGTTTTACCTCACGACAGCAGACAAGACTCGAGCAACGCGAGGCTAAATCGTGAAGACAGTCTCGCAGGATGGAAGCCTTCAGTGTATTGTGTGATGTTGATCCTTTGCGtggcagcaataataatttcttgTTGTGCTTCGGCGATGTATTCCTCAATCGAGGGATGGGGATATTTGGATTCACTCTACTTCTGTTTTGTGGCATTCAGCACTATTGGTTTCGGGGATATGGTCAGCAGCCAGCGGGCCAGTTACGAAAACCAAACCGTCTACCGAGTCGgcaatttcttttttattttaatgggcGTTTGCTGCATCTACTCGCTATTCAATGTCATCTCCATTGTTATCAAGCAGGTGCTCAACTGGCTCCTGAAAAAGCTTGAGATACCATGTCGTCACTGCCCCGGGAGGTCTCTCCGGCCTCGTAGAAATGCAGTAATGCCCGGCCACGTCCGAACACGTGTTCGCAACATATCCATAGACACAGACGCAGTGAACGACAGCGAGACGGATGGACGCAGAATGTCCGGAGAGATGATCTCCATGAGAGACTTCCTGGCGGCTAATAAGGTCAACTTGGCGATCATGCAGAAACAACTGTCTGAGACTGCCAACGGCCATCCTAGGCCATGCGGGTCAACAAATAGGCACAATGGATTCTCTGGTGGCGTCGGAGCCTTGGGTATAATGAATAATAGGCTTGCAGAAACCAGTGTGGACAGATAA